Proteins encoded together in one Myxocyprinus asiaticus isolate MX2 ecotype Aquarium Trade chromosome 21, UBuf_Myxa_2, whole genome shotgun sequence window:
- the atoh7 gene encoding transcription factor atoh7, whose amino-acid sequence MKPRRPSCADSGSESDSRDPEKFESAVRRRMAANARERKRMQGLNTAFDRLRKVVPQWGQDKKLSKYETLQMALSYIMALNRILTDASRHTAPQKDWLNLQFEDLQPETYSCFMRYNSSMENDCMHSSFSYDYESL is encoded by the coding sequence ATGAAGCCCCGCAGACCAAGCTGTGCAGATTCTGGCTCTGAGTCTGATTCCAGAGATCCAGAGAAGTTTGAGAGTGCAGTACGGCGAAGGATGGCGGCCAACGCTCGTGAGAGGAAGAGAATGCAGGGCTTGAACACGGCATTTGATCGCCTGCGCAAGGTTGTTCCTCAGTGGGGCCAGGACAAAAAACTCTCTAAATATGAAACCCTGCAGATGGCCCTGAGCTATATCATGGCCCTCAATCGGATCCTGACCGATGCCAGTAGACACACAGCTCCTCAAAAGGACTGGCTGAATCTTCAGTTTGAAGACCTACAACCAGAGACCTATTCTTGCTTTATGCGATATAACTCGTCCATGGAAAATGACTGCATGCATTCCTCTTTCTCCTATGACTACGAAAGTCTCTAA